A stretch of Planctomicrobium piriforme DNA encodes these proteins:
- a CDS encoding helix-turn-helix domain-containing protein codes for MDRLDQILRRSRQLKSVDQCHLFDRTPAIFRDRVVAVDLYKLAGGTFRISEVILTETFHNPLGMDDYFLLSLLVNSGKENSLEVDQGTGHYQRPNQPGRMVLLQTQALEKCQGTGPLHTVMLTMKRTALEARLQDLSGSGAAALDPLLARSFYDDGLELMLKRLLAQHQRSLGAVDPDDTSEFLDGICLQLLSLTGHRHVRVAESDRLRPLAIQRVVDYIETHLGGELTRSQLATIAGVSECHFSRLFTQSVGVSVKQFVLRRRVEQAKSLLRQFASQELPLSQVAAQVGFCHKSRFCEEFRRQVGVSPEVYRSNS; via the coding sequence ATGGATCGTCTGGATCAAATTCTTCGACGCAGCCGCCAGCTGAAAAGTGTGGATCAATGCCACTTATTCGACCGCACTCCGGCGATTTTCCGCGACCGGGTCGTGGCAGTAGATCTCTACAAACTCGCCGGCGGAACATTTCGAATTTCCGAAGTAATTCTCACGGAAACATTTCACAACCCGCTTGGTATGGATGACTATTTCTTGCTCTCACTGCTGGTGAACTCCGGCAAAGAGAACTCTCTGGAAGTGGATCAGGGGACGGGTCACTACCAGCGTCCCAATCAGCCGGGCCGGATGGTGCTGCTGCAAACGCAGGCGTTGGAAAAATGCCAGGGGACCGGTCCGCTCCATACGGTCATGCTGACGATGAAAAGAACCGCTTTGGAGGCGAGGTTGCAGGATCTGTCGGGGAGCGGCGCGGCCGCTTTAGACCCGTTGCTGGCTCGTTCTTTTTATGATGACGGACTGGAATTGATGTTGAAGCGACTGTTGGCGCAACATCAACGAAGTCTGGGTGCGGTTGATCCCGACGACACGTCGGAATTCCTCGACGGCATTTGTCTGCAGTTGTTGTCCCTGACTGGTCATCGGCATGTTAGGGTGGCTGAGAGTGATCGATTGCGTCCGCTCGCGATTCAGCGGGTGGTCGACTACATCGAAACCCATCTCGGCGGCGAACTGACTCGCAGCCAGCTCGCAACGATTGCCGGAGTCAGTGAATGCCACTTTTCCCGGTTATTCACTCAGTCAGTCGGAGTTTCAGTCAAACAGTTTGTCCTGCGTCGTCGCGTTGAACAGGCCAAGAGCTTGCTGCGTCAGTTCGCGTCCCAGGAACTCCCGCTGTCACAAGTTGCTGCACAGGTGGGCTTCTGCCACAAGTCGCGGTTTTGCGAAGAATTTCGTCGGCAGGTGGGGGTCAGCCCGGAAGTCTACCGGTCGAACTCATAA